A region from the Candidatus Angelobacter sp. genome encodes:
- the queA gene encoding tRNA preQ1(34) S-adenosylmethionine ribosyltransferase-isomerase QueA, translating into MDTADFDYYLSHGLIAQTPASIRDQSRLLVLQRRVGRIIHRSFRDILDFVRPGDVFVLNDSRVIAARLRGAKSSTGGETEVLLIEEVCTNDWWVLLRPGKRVRPGVNIIFRNNAGQPTQVAATVIEKNPEGLCRLQFSNIANIFENLDSLGAVPLPPYVLRESQNGLTQDRDRYQTVYARTAGSVAAPTAGLHFTDKLLEEIRSRGAQICFVTLHVGPGTFAPVKTKTLQEHVMHEERFDLGPSAAQTINDAKKDGRRVIAVGTTSVRVLESVAAANGGRLVGCHGRTRIFIYPPFPFGIVDALITNFHLPQSTLLMLVSAFAAPGKTTGRSLILSAYAEAIREHYRFYSYGDAMLIL; encoded by the coding sequence GTGGATACGGCCGATTTCGATTATTATCTGTCACACGGGTTGATCGCCCAGACGCCTGCTTCAATTCGTGATCAATCGCGCTTGCTCGTATTGCAACGCCGGGTCGGACGAATTATTCACCGGAGCTTTCGCGACATTCTCGATTTTGTCCGCCCGGGTGACGTTTTTGTTTTGAATGACTCGCGTGTGATTGCAGCACGGTTGCGGGGGGCCAAGTCGTCAACAGGAGGCGAAACGGAGGTGTTGTTGATTGAAGAAGTTTGCACGAACGATTGGTGGGTGTTGCTGCGCCCGGGTAAACGGGTGCGACCTGGCGTAAATATTATTTTCCGGAACAATGCAGGTCAACCGACCCAAGTCGCGGCGACGGTGATTGAAAAAAATCCAGAAGGTCTCTGCCGACTTCAGTTTTCCAACATCGCGAACATTTTTGAAAACCTGGACTCCCTGGGTGCCGTGCCGTTGCCTCCCTATGTCCTCCGCGAGTCACAAAACGGATTAACCCAGGACCGTGATCGTTACCAGACCGTGTATGCCCGGACTGCCGGTTCTGTGGCGGCACCAACCGCCGGTCTTCATTTCACTGACAAGTTGCTTGAAGAAATCCGTTCGCGAGGCGCACAAATTTGCTTCGTCACCCTGCACGTCGGCCCCGGTACCTTCGCACCCGTGAAAACGAAAACATTGCAGGAGCACGTCATGCACGAGGAACGGTTTGATCTCGGTCCCTCCGCGGCCCAAACCATCAATGACGCGAAAAAAGACGGGCGCCGCGTCATCGCCGTCGGGACGACTTCAGTGCGCGTGCTGGAGAGTGTGGCCGCTGCCAACGGAGGGCGCCTGGTGGGTTGCCACGGGCGTACTCGCATTTTCATTTATCCACCATTCCCGTTTGGAATTGTCGATGCGCTGATCACCAATTTCCACCTGCCCCAATCGACCTTGCTCATGCTGGTTAGCGCGTTTGCCGCGCCCGGCAAAACGACCGGACGTTCCCTTATTTTGTCTGCCTACGCAGAGGCAATCCGCGAGCATTATCGCTTTTACAGTTATGGCGACGC